Below is a window of Malus domestica chromosome 13, GDT2T_hap1 DNA.
CCTATTCTcacctaattaattaaatctgACCCAAATTATACAGCCTAAAGTGTGTTGAAATAATTGATTAAAGCGTAGCTTCACTATTACATTACACCtccaattttgaacaatttaaaGCAAAGTTTGCAAAATTTAAGACCGTGATTTTGAACCACGGAAGTGGTCTAATGGAAATGCGATAGAATTATAAGTCAGGTTTGCTCTTTGGTCTTGGATTCGATGCACGAAGCTGTAAAAAAATACGGATAATTTATTGATTGAAAGCTCTGAGAGGAAGTGTGTCATTGGACCGTGAATAAAAATGGGTTGAAATATCTTTGGCCCTTCTGCACTCCACTGAAAATTCGTCTACTTTTCAGTGTGTGGGATACCTCAAagtttagaaaacaaaaacgcATGATTTTGATACCCTTCAAAGGTGGCAATTTTCAATAGAAGGATTGGAGTTACGTAGGCTTGAGGGTCGGTTCAAAAGTTGGATTGAACTATTAACTTCCAAACCTAATGACACTCGCAAAATGTTACAAAAAGTAACCAAATTAGGGGCACGTGAAAGACCCGTTTAGGCTTTTAACCTAATTCCAATGGTATGTTTGAGACTGTTTGTAGATGGGGTAGAACGGGTTTTGACAATCAAAAGTGCTTTTGATCATTTCGTGAGAAAATTCAGAAGtattataaattaaaactaTATTTTCATTAGAAAGTTCGAGAAACGCTCTTCATGTTATGGAAtccaatatttttaaatttatagtgTGTTTTACAATGTATTAGTTTTTGTAAATTTCCCAACACATTCCCATATTTGCCAAATTCGGTGATGGTGACGAGTCCGATGACGACGATGGTAATTGATAAGCAACTTCATTTGTCCAAGTCAGTGTCGTTGTATATCGTGCAGAGCGGAACCGGTCGTTTTACGCGGCAACGAAAAATCAGTAGGACGAAAATACCCCTTCTAGTCGTTCGGCGAAGTCGAGGACAAGACAGCCGGCACTATATGTAGCCATTTGGCTATTTTGGGCAAATCCAAATTAACAACCAACGGACGACTCCAATTAGAAAATTCACGaaattccctctctctctctctctctctctcgattatCTTAACGCGCTTTCGATTTTCCTCTCCTACTCGGAGGTAAGATTTTTCTCCCAAATCGGGAACCTCCGATCCGCTGTGTCAGTCCAGCGCGATCCCGGGTTTTCGAGGGCTTTAATTTGACCCCAAATTCGTTTCGTTTGGTTGGTAATTTGTGTTGGCTCAATTCGATTAGGTCTGTTTTTCTGTGCAATCGGCAATGAGTGACCACCTCGTGTTGTACGTTGACCGCCTCCTTCGGCCCATGGCAGCGCAGCCGCCTTCCGAGCCTGCTGAGGCTGGTTCTGTGCCTGAGCCGGCTGGACCGGAGCCAGAACGGGGTGCTGCCGGGCCGTCTTCGAGTTCGTCATCGGAGGAGGCGGATGAGGAGGAACCGCTGATTCAGACGGCGGAGTGCCGCATTTGCCAGGATGAGGATAGCATTAGCAATTTGGAATCTCCTTGCGCCTGTTGTGGCAGCCTCAAGGTATAAATTTGCCGTCAttctggattttttttttgttgaaaatggTACGGATTTGAATTCATTTGGGTGGTTGTAGGGCATGTTTTCGATTTTGTAAATTACTGTGTAGTTTTCGGGACAGAGAGAGTATAATGAAATGTCCCCAAATGAAAGTATGAGCATTTCGACATGGATGGGAGAATTTCCTAGctatttatttgaatttgtggAATCCATTAAGTCATTAGGACATGCCGTCTCACATTTCGTATTCAAAGTACCGGTCTTGCCCATCCTTGTTTGCAGTTCTTTCATCAatattgtaaatttgtaattaacAGAATTGTTGCATTCCAAAATGTTGAATTTGTAAAGCATGTATTGTTTCTATGAGCTAGTGCTTAGTAATCATCTATTCATGTCTTCTTATCTTCGTTTTTCGTGTTTGTCTGATCGCATTGTGAGTGATGAAATTTGTTTTACATCTGTTTATCATATGGGTCTCCAATGGATTTCTTACTGTTTTTCTAATTTGTTTTTCAGTATGCTCATAGAAAATGTGTTCAGTATTGGTGCAATGAGAAAGGGGATATAACTTGTGAAATTTGTCATCAGGTATGCTTCTTGAATTTTTCTGCATCTATTATTGGCGCTAATCTTACGTTTGATTTTCCGACTGCCTTGGTTACTGGAATTTTCATTTGTTGAAAAATGTACTCCTAATTTCCTGTTAGAATCCTTGGCCGGCTGTGCGTCATGAGGAATTAAAAACTAGTAATGAGTGGATGACAGTTGAATTTATGTGGTGACATGGTAAGGGATGGATCACCCTTGACCTTTTCCTAAATGATGTGATACAATGGGGCCATGTTTAcctaagaaaattaaatttgagcGGGTGAATAGAAGTCATTTGTGTACATATAACTTTTAAATCTCTCATACACattatgcttttcatgtatCTATTTAACGCTATAAAGATAGCTTACATTTTCTTCAGAATTTGGAAAAGTAGGTCATGTTCTGTTTTGTATTTAAGTTAGATGGAGAAGTTGTTTGAATTTGTTATTCTTCcatcttatttattttgaaaattcgAAATCCTTCCAAGCGATATGAAATTTCTTTCCGTTCTAATACGTGGTCTTTTGCATTATGTACAGCCTTACCAACCTGGCTACACTGCACCTCCTCGTCCACCATCTGATGAAACTACTATTGAAATTGGGTGAGTCAAATTTTCTTATACATGTGTTCATGTTTTACTCAAGTGTCTGATTTCTCTTGATTATCTTGGTAACTTTGCTACTTAATGCTTCTGTCATGTTTATGAATGAAACTGTATAAATGGCAATGTAGATTCCTTATAGACTTATAGTTACCTTACTCATATTTGGCTATGGATGTTTCTTGCAGTGGTGGCTGGACACTTTCTGGCACTCCCTTGAGTTTGGATGATCCACGCATTTTGTCAATTGCAGAGGCAGAGCGTCAATTTATGGATACTGAATATGATGATTATTCTTCAAGTAGTAGTGGAGCTCCTTTCTTCCGTTCAGCTGCCTTAATTGTAAGCcaaataattttcaaaacttaccaGAAAACATTCATATTTTTTCTCATATGCTTATTCCTCATGTATGATGTAAATCAGCTTTGGTTTTTTATCTTGCAGTTAATGGCCCTTCTAATCTTGCGGCATGCATTGAGGGCCTCGGTTTCTGACTCCGACTCTGGGGATGACAGTGACACATCTGCCATTTTCTCTGTAAGTGGATTTGAATTTGCATTTTCTACAACATGCTTGCTGGTGTTGCATTGGTGTTGCATTATTGAAAGAATGTGATTTGCGGTTCATTGAGGCTGATAAACTGGTCGTTCTTTGCAGCTTTTCTTGCTTAGAGCGGCTGGCTTTCTACTGCCCTGCTATATTATGGCTTGGGCCATCAGTATCTTGCAGCGTCGACAGCAAAGACAGGTCAGGATTATCTTATCCACTGTtggggtttttatttatttaattttttttttcccggcTCTGCTCTTACCATGCTGGGCTGATGTAGCTACATAATAATCACTTGGTCTATTCCATAGTAATGTCGTAAAGATATAATCGTAGATTTGGAAACTGTAACATGATACATAGAATTTGTGCTTATTTTTGTTGCTCATTATTGTTCTCATCGTAATATGAAAAAACAGGAGGCCGCAGCAATGGCAGCAGCCCAAGTTGCTTTTGTTCTTCAATCCGGGCAACATAGGGGTTTGCAATTTGCGGTAGCACCAGGACCCAGCGGAACTCCACATCCAGAAACTGCACATCAAGAAACTGCCTAATTTATGAAGCCAACAACATGCCAGAGAGTTTCCCGTGCCATGATGAGGGCGATTCAGCGGAAAGTAGTGAACAATAAATGAAAACGTTTACGTTTGTCAAAAAATATGATGGAACAAAAAAAAGTGAAACATTGGAGAAGCGAGAAGGCTGTAATTGCTTGTGGAAAAAGGCTATGTCGGGCAGGTCTTGGTTCGTTCCATCTTTGGTTGTCCTGTATTTCATGTATGTTTTATGTACattaatttcgtccaaccagagaaagaaagaaaaaaaatattgatttgGTACTCCAACTTGTTGGGTAGCTCAAAGCAGTTGGTTGTTCGACTTGAATATATTTCCTCAGCTCAAGGATGTTACATAGAAAGATTGCGGCGAGGGACTTAAAACATCTGTAGAACCTTGAGGTAAATTTGTTAGAAATGCAATATGAAAATTCGATAAACAAACTAGAAAATGATTAGATGCAATATATTTGAGTTAACCTTATGAAGCTTCTTCATAAGTCATAACCAACATGCTAGTGGCGCGTTACCGTGTCAAACACATGTTATGCCTTGCATTCTAGTGTAAACTAGCAAGGCTTGTTATGACATGCATTTTTCTAACACGTTGCCTACTATttcataatattttaaataaaagagaTCTAGGAAAAAATAGACCCCGTccctaaaattatttttttagaaattaGTACAAAACATGATGCTAGACGTATTCTTACCATGGGAGCGCCCAGCCCaacaagctctccaagattaaggttgtgacgATGTTGATCGCCTAAATATTAACAGTGATGTCACAAAAGTTGTTGCGAGTCCAAACTGTCACCAAAGGTGATCTCAATCCAAGCCCAATTCAGTGAAGGGTGTCCAAGTGTGTAAAGATGGGtgtattgagattttttttttctttctaaagaaTAGACAGCAAAGGCTACCATAGATGGAGGTATAGGAATGTGGAATGAGATCGGAGGTGATTGTGGGACTAGGTTTTTAGGTTGACaacttttttattaattattaaacctatttgtctttttttttttaattagactTGATGACATATTTATAtgtcacatcagcacataacaaaatTTTTGATAGAATTTTGATGGAATGACGACATTTATTTTAGACACTTACTTGCGAGACTACATtggttgattttcaatttcaaagaccattttgatgtctcgggtcaatttcagggaccattttgatttCGCGAGTtaatttcaatgaccatttaTGATTAAAAATGACTTATGGGGCCTATTTATGTATCACATCAGCACTTAATAGAATTTTTAACAGAACTGTGGCTAAATAACCACTTTGATTTGCAACAATTATTTTCAGGaactacattgatcgattttcaatttcagagaccgtcttgatgatgagaatcaatttcagggatcatttgtgacaaaaaccttttgaaattAGTAAAAAACAAGATGCTAGTCATA
It encodes the following:
- the LOC103451817 gene encoding uncharacterized protein isoform X2 codes for the protein MSDHLVLYVDRLLRPMAAQPPSEPAEAGSVPEPAGPEPERGAAGPSSSSSSEEADEEEPLIQTAECRICQDEDSISNLESPCACCGSLKYAHRKCVQYWCNEKGDITCEICHQPYQPGYTAPPRPPSDETTIEIGGGWTLSGTPLSLDDPRILSIAEAERQFMDTEYDDYSSSSSGAPFFRSAALILMALLILRHALRASVSDSDSGDDSDTSAIFSLFLLRAAGFLLPCYIMAWAISILQRRQQRQEAAAMAAAQVAFVLQSGQHRGLQFAVAPGPSGTPHPETAHQETA
- the LOC103451817 gene encoding uncharacterized protein isoform X1; translated protein: MSDHLVLYVDRLLRPMAAQPPSEPAEAGSVPEPAGPEPERGAAGPSSSSSSEEADEEEPLIQTAECRICQDEDSISNLESPCACCGSLKYAHRKCVQYWCNEKGDITCEICHQPYQPGYTAPPRPPSDETTIEIGGGWTLSGTPLSLDDPRILSIAEAERQFMDTEYDDYSSSSSGAPFFRSAALILWFFILQLMALLILRHALRASVSDSDSGDDSDTSAIFSLFLLRAAGFLLPCYIMAWAISILQRRQQRQEAAAMAAAQVAFVLQSGQHRGLQFAVAPGPSGTPHPETAHQETA